In the genome of Candidatus Nezhaarchaeales archaeon, the window CATGTAGCAGGTCATTCTTCTACCCTTCGCTAATCCGTAGCCCACGATTACTAGTGGGCCGTGGCGTATCGCTGCGACGGGCTTATTCGCATCAAAGAAGTGCTTTACGATTACTTCTAACTCAGGATAGGTTCTCATGTACTCCGGCGCCCTCCCCCCAGGGATGATTAAACCGTCGAACTCCTCGGGCTTTACGTCTTTATACGCTAAGTTAACCAAGCCGAACCTATATCCGGGTTTTTCGGTATATGTTTCCCATCCGGGGTTCGAAGTCGTGGATAACGGTGAATAACGTCTTCTTTGACGGCGCCGCTACCGTAACGCTAATACCTTCCTCCTTTAACCCCCAGAACGGGTAGAAGACCTCTTGGGCTTCAACAGCGTCTCTAGCTATGATTAAAACCTTTGGCATCCTATTTATCCTCCTACACGTAGGTATGCCGCTACGCTACATTAATTCTTTACGGCTTTCTACCGTTAAGTATAGCCATTCACCTTTCATCAGCACCCTTTCCATAAACCGTTGACGGGCTTGGTTAAGGCTTCTTTCCAAGTCCGCTTTATAGGAAGCTTTATAGGGTTTAATGGGGCGTTTCATATCGTGGAGGAGGCCGTAGCTTTAAAGATGGGCGAATGCCCAAGGTGTGGTACGAGTAATACTGCTAAGTACGGCTTAGTGCCGATGAAGGTCGGTAAGACGCGAAGCATACTCGTTAACGTTTACGTATGCGCTAAATGCCGCCTCGTCTTCTATGAGAGAATGGAGGAAAAACTTGGTTCAAGCGAGCTTTAACGCTGATTAAGCTTAGCTTTTCAACCCCTATTTTTTCCTACTACATTCGTACGGGGTTTAATCAGCCTACCTAAAGGTGGCGGTGTAAACGGTATAAGCGAGTAAGACCTAGGTATTCTTCGGCTACGTTTTACCGAGTTAAAGTTGTCGGGTTTTTTCCCTCTCCTCCTACGCTTAAATCTATTGAGGAGCCTTGAAGCCTGAGGATAGACCGGAGGAGCTTATTAAGGTCTACATTAAGGAGCTTGAGGCTGGAGCGCGCGGCGGCATGGTTATTATATCCTCCAAGAAGGTTATTAGGCGGTTTAAAGTTGAAAGCCCCAATTTAAAGGCTCAGATCACCCGCCTACTACCTAG includes:
- a CDS encoding DJ-1/PfpI family protein; the encoded protein is MVNLAYKDVKPEEFDGLIIPGGRAPEYMRTYPELEVIVKHFFDANKPVAAIRHGPLVIVGYGLAKGRRMTCYMVVAPDLKQAGAIYVNQEVVVDGKQASYKSSVAGSTGVYEGILKTLKEVEVKLNRYPA